Within Ralstonia pickettii DTP0602, the genomic segment CGGCACGTGGCGCGCACTCACGCCCGCCTCGTCGAGGAACATCTCGCCGGCCAGGTGGATGATGGTGCCGTTGCCCGACGAGCCATAGTTGTAGCCGTCAGGCTTGGCCTTGAGCAGCGCCACCAGTTCCTTCACGTTCTTTGCCGGCACTTTCGGATTGACCACCAGCACCAGCGGCGTGGCGCCGATCACACTGATCGGCGTGATGTCGCGGATCGCATCGAACGGCATCGAGCGGAACACGCTGGGATTGATCACGTGGTTGTTCGAAACTAGCCCGAGCGTGCTGCCATCCGGCTGCGCCTTGACCACCGCCGCGGCGCCGGTGATGCCGCCGGCGCCGGGCAGGTTCTCGATCACCACCGGCTGGCCGAAGGCCTTGCCCAGTGCCGGGCCGGCCGCACGGGCGATGGTGTCGACGCCGGAGCCGGCGCTGATCGGCAGGATCAGGCGCACTGGCTTGCCGGTGCCGCCCTGGGCCAGGGCTTCGAAGCCAGGCACGGCCAGCGCAGTGGCGAACACGGCGGCCAGCGCCACTCCAGACTTGAGAAGGGTACGGCGTTGCATGAGGTTGTCTCCGTATCGTTATCGTGATGTCGTTTTGCGGGCTGCCGCTGTGGCGCGGCATGCCCGTCGTGCCATTCAGCCAACGCGGCCCTTGCCGAGCTGCGACAGGATCTCTTCGTTGTGCTCGCCGGCCCTGGGCAGCGGTCGGCGCACGCCGGGGCGGCGCCCGCCCATCAGCAGCGGCAGCAGCACCGTGGGCGTGGTCGAACCATCGTCGGCCTGCATCGGCACCAGTCCGCCGCTGGCGAGCAGGTGCGGATCGTCGAGTAGCTGGTCCGGGCGCACGATCGGCGCGTAGGGGATGCCGGCGGCTTCGAGCTTCGGCGCCAGTTCGTCGGAGCGATGGTGGCGCAGGATCGCGCCCAGCTCTGCGAGCAGTTGCGGGCGCACGGCCACGCGTGAGGTATTGGTGGCGTACTCGGGCTTGCCGAGAAGCTGCGGGTGTTCGAGCACCTGGCACAGCGTGACGAACTGCTTGTCGCTGACCGCGCCGATAAAGAGCTGCTCGTCCCCGGCCAGCGTGAACACGTCATACACGCTCCACGCCGAGACGCGCGACGGCATCGGCGGCGGCGCCTCGCCGGTCATCGCGAACTGCTGCATATGCTGCGAGGCCAGGAACACGCAGTTCTCGAACAGCGCGCTCTGGATCTCCTGGCCGCGGCCGGTGCGGTCGCGTTCGCGCAGCGCGGCCAGCACGCCGATGGCGCCGAACATGCCGCCCATGATGTCGTTGACCGAGGTGCCGGCACGCAGCGGCCGCCCGCTGGGGCCGGTCATGTAGGACAGGCCGCCCATCATCTGCACGACTTCGTCCAGCGCCAGCCGGTTCTCGTACGGGCCGGGCAGGAAGCCCTTGTGCGAGACGTAGATCAGGTGCGGGTAGTCGCGCGACAGCGTGGCGTAGTCCAGCCCCAGTTTCTGCATCAGGCCGGGACGGAAGTTCTCCAGCAGCACGTCGCTCTGGCCGGCCAGCTCCGCGGCGGCGGCGCGCCCCTCCTCGGTCGTGATATCGAGCACCACGCTCTTCTTGTTGCGGTTGAAGGCGCGGAAGAAGCCGATGCCCAGGCCCGGCAGGTTGCGGGTCTTGTCGCCGCCGGGCGGTTCGACCTTGATCACCTCGGCACCCAGGTCGGCCAGGATCATGCCGCAGGTGGGGCCCATCACCATATGCGTGAATTCGACCACGCGGATGCCGGCGAGCGGCAGGGAGTTGCTGTTGCTGTCTTGGGTCATCTTGCGTCTCAGAAAGCGGCGCCAGCATGCTGGGCCGGGAAAGTCTTGGGCAGGCCGGCGCGCCACAGCGTGCCGTGCAGGGTTTCATCCTTGAGCCAAGCGGCGACGTCTTCACGCAGCGCCAGCAGGCGGGCGATGTCGACACCAGTGTCGATGCCCATGCTGCCGAGCATGTAGGCAAGGTCTTCGGTCGCAACGTTGCCGCTGGCGCCGGGCGCATGCGGGCAGCCGCCGATGCCGGCCAGGCAGGCATCGAAGCGCGTCACGCCCGCGTCCAGCGCGGCGTGGACATTGGCCAGCCCGAGTCCGCGGGTGTCGTGGAAATGGCCACACCAGAAGCGCTCGCCGGCGATCTCGACGGCGCGCGCGAACAGCTCGCGCACCATGCGCGGATCGGCATAGCCGACGGTATCGGCCAGGCTGACGCGGTCGGCGCCGGCGTCGAGCAGCGCCTGCATCAGGCGCAGCACCTCGTCGGGATCGACGTGACCTTGCAGCGTGCAGCCGAAGGCGGTGCCGACGCCGCCTTCGATCAGCGTCCTGGCGCCGCTGGCATCGCGCGCCGCGCGGATGCGCGCCACTTCGGCCACCACCTCGTCGGGCGTCTTGCGCAGGTTGGCCAGGCTGTGCGCATGGCTGGCCGACAGCGGTACGATCATCAGGTCGGCGCCGCTGGAGAGCGCATCCTGCGCACCGCGCAGGTTGGGCACCAGCACCGAGACGAACAGGCCGGGCAGCGTGCGGGCGAAGGCCACCAGCTCGGCGGTATCGGCCAGTTGCGGCAGCAGGCGAGCGGGCACGAACGAGCCCACTTCCAGCTCGCGCAGGCCAGCGGCGTGGGCGCCGCGGATCCACGCCTGCTTGCTTGCGGTGGGCAGGATGGTGCGGATGCTTTGCAGGCCGTCGCGCAAGCCGACTTCGCGGATTACGGCATGGCGGGGGATAGGGGCGGTCATGGTTTGGGGCTTCGGGAAAGGCCCCGCGGAGGAGGCGACGGAAGAACTCTATGAGTTTCTGGCGACAAGCTGAAGCGGTGATTTATGCACGATAACGTTCCGAATCGGAAAGTCTCTAAAGCGCCACTGCCATACCTGCGGGAATTCCCGAATGAGCCGATAAAGCACCCATATCGCGGCTACCATTCCATTCCGGAAACACCGACGCCCCCAATGCGAGATCTCGACCTCACCACGCTGCGCCTGTTCGTCGCCGTCTGCGAAACCCGTAATATGGCGCGCGCGGGCGAGCAGGAACATATTGTCGCTTCCGCCATCAGCAAGCGCCTGGCGCAGCTGGAAGAGACCGTCGGCGCCACGCTGCTGGAACGCCGCCGCCGCGGCGTGATCCCCACGCCCGCCGGCGAGATGGTGCTGGCGCATGCGCGCGCGATGCTGGCCGCGGCGGATCGCGTGGCCCGGGACATGGCGGACTACGGCTCCGGCATCCGCGGGCAGGTGCGGCTGCTGGCCACGGTGTCGTCGATGGCGGAATCGCTGCCCGACGACATCGCCGCGTTCCTGCAGCAGCCGGAACACCGCGACGTGCGCGTCACCGTGGAGGAGAGCCTGAGCAGCGACGTGGTGCGCGCCTTGCGCGAGGGCTCGGCGCCGCTTGGCATCTGCTGGGATGCGGCGGACCTGGAGGGCTTCGAGACCCGGCCCTACCGCGCCGACCACCTGGCGGCGGTGGTGCACGCCGGGCATCCGCTGGCCGGGGCGTACGATTGCCTGTTCGAAGACACGCTCGGCTACGACCATATCGGCATGCCCGCCCAGACGGCGGTGCAGACCATGCTGACGCGCTATGCCGCGATCCTGGGCCGGCGCATCGCCTACCGCGCGGTGGTATCGACCTTCGACGCGGCGCTGCGCTGCGTGCGCGCGGAACTCGGCATCACCATCATCCCGGCCGAGATCGCCGCGCCAATCGCCGCCACCTTTGGCTTGCGCGTGATCCCGCTGCGCAATGACTGGGCGCGGCGGCGCTTTGCGATCTGCTTCCGCGACCTTGAGCTGCTCTCGCCTGCGGCGCGGCTGCTGGTGGCGTTTCTCGAACGGACGGCGGCGGCACCGGTGATCGCGGGCGTTGAGCCGGAAGCACCGCGACGCAAGCCACCACGGCAGCACAAGCCGTAAGCGCGCAACTTCCTGTGCGTTTCGAGGGTTAGCCCGGGGCAATTTCGCAAGCATATGTTGGTCGGCGTTTTGTAGACTGGCTTGCGTCTTTTCTGATCCGATCATGCGCGCCGCCATGGCGCAGGAGCCCCCAAAATGAACTTCAACGGCAAGAACGTATTGATCACCGGCGCGCGCGGCAACCTCGGCCGCGCGGTGGCGCAGGCTTTCGCCCAGGCGGGCGCGCGGGTGGTGCTGCTGGATCGGCATGCGGCCCCGCTGCCCGAGGCCGGCAACGGCCACGTGGCGTTGCAGACGGACCTGCTCGATGCCGCGCAGCTCGGACAAGCCGTGCAGCAGGCGATCCAGGCATGCGGGCGCATCGACGTGGTCTGCAACCTGGCCGGCGGCTTCGCCATGGGTCCGGCCGTGCATGAGACCGACGCCGCGGCCTGGGACCACCTGTTCGACATGAACGTGCGCACCGTGCTGAACCTGGCGCGCGTGGTGGTGCCGCATATGCTCGAAGCCGGTGGCGGCAGCATCGTCAACGTCGGCGCCAACTCCGCCGCGCGCGGCCTTGCCCAGATGGGCGCCTACTGCGCCTCCAAGGACGCGCTGGCGCGCGTGACCGAATCGATGTCGGCCGAGTTGCGCGACCGCGGCATCCGCGTCAACGCGGTGCTGCCCAGCATCCTCGATACGCCGGAGAACCGCCAGGCCATGCCGGATGCCGAGCACGCGCGCTGGGTCGGCCTGGATGCGCTGGCCGACGTGATCCTGTTCCTCGCGTCCGATGCCGCGCGTGCGGTGCAAGGCGCGCTGGTGCCGGTGGTCAACCGCGCCTGACGCGCGGCTTGCGCGCGGCGAGGTGGCGGCGGAGGCGTTGATGAAGATGTTGAAGTGAAGATGGCGCGCGTCGCCCGGCGCCGGTTTGCTCCCCCACCCCTCTCCCACGCGCGGGCTTGCCTTTACCCACAACTTCCGGCGGCTTACTCGTTTTTCTGGAAGATCCGATACATTTCGGTGATTTCGTGCAAAACGAGGAAGCCGCGCCAGAGGACAGTAGCACCGGGGGGATCGTCGTTTTTGCGACCCAGGTAGCCACCGAGCTTGGCGACCCAAAGGACCGCTTCGCTGAGTTTGGGTGCCTGCTCTGGTGGCTTGGTTGTGCCGTGCGTGCGGCAGTACAAGGCCTGCCATTCGAGCGATTGCAGTAGCACCGAGCAAGGGATATCGGCTTCGAGCCGGCCCAGCATAGTTGCGTACAAGATGCGCCAGCCGATTACGGCGAACAGCGCCGTGGCCCGCAGGAACCGCTCCAGCGTCCCGAACTGCCGGGCTTCGATCTGGCAGCCACTTTTCAGGACACGATGCCAGGATTCAATGGTCCAGCGACGGGCGTACCAGCTCAGCCGTTCGAGCACATCTTCCAGCGTTTGGGTGGGCATTGAACTGAGCAACATCCATTCGAGCGGCTCAACGCCTTCGGGCGGGTCGAGTTCCAGCGCGTGAATGGCAAATACTTCGAGACTCGGTAGGGCCTCTGCACCGCGGCTGCGCGGCGGTCGCAGTTGGACGGGCACACAGCGCAAAGCCAGTCGGGCGCTACGCGCCTGCCTGGCGCCGCTCCTGGGCACGTGCAGTACGGTCTCCCCAAGTACAGGAGCCGCAGCAACCGTCTCCCACAGATACTTCTCTGGGTGGTCCACGCCTCGATTCCAGGCGGCCCGCACCAACCAGTCCACCCCCGCTGGGCGCGGCGCCAGGAACACGTCATACACATCGCCCTCGCGATCGCTGACGGCAACAAGGTGCGTGTCCGGACACTGCATCTTGAGCGGCTCAAGGCATTCCAGCCCCTCCAGCCACTTCACGCTTTCCTTGTCACGAATGGACAGCGCCCGGCGCTGCCTGGCCTTGCCCGAGTCTTGCGGCGCACGCACCCACGTCTTCATGCTCAACACGCCCAGTGGCAGACCCTCAGGCGTCACCGCCAGCACGCTGTGCAACATGAATCCGTGCAAATTGCCGCCCGTGCCGTGACCAAGTCCCTCAGTCGCGGGCAAATTTGCCAGATTGAATTCCGTGGTGTCCTGCACCGCCAATACGACAGGTACCTGCTGCATGCGACCCACGGTTTGAGTGACGTGGCTCGCCAGTATTCCGTCCGGGTCAACCGCCTCATTATCAAAGAAGCGATATGCTGCCTTGAGTTGGGCACCACTCAAGGCCTGCGGGAACGAAACATGGGCTTTTTGCGCCAGTCCGCGCGCCAATGCCACAAGGCGCTGCGTGCGACGTGCATCGCCCAATTGAGCGCCACCGAATTCGTCGCTGGCCCAGTCTTCCAGATCTTCCGTATCAGGCAAAATTGCCACCACTGATTGTCAACTTCACCCGAAGTTAACACCGTCCAATCCGGTTTACAACCTTTCCTGTCGAGATGTGGGTAAAGGCAAGCACGCGCGGGAGAGGGGTGCGTTTGCCTGGCGTAATGGCCCTCCCTGAATCGCATGAGCCTGCGATACGCCGGCATACGAAGACTCACTGCGGCACCAACTCCAGCCTCTCCCGACTCGCCTTCTCCACCGCCTTGCGCGTATAAACCAGCGGGAAATACTCCCCCTTGGCCCACAACGGCGCCAGGTCGCGATAGTGTGGGCTGGCCGGATTCCCCGACTGCCCCGGCGTATTGACCACGCGCGACGCATCCCAGTCGCCCACATCCAGCACCATGCGGAACGACGCCCCCGCGGTCAGCCGGAAGTCGGAATTGCGATAGCTGGTATTCATCGGCGTGAACGCCGAGCCGCCGATCGGTCCGGCATTCACGTTGTACTGCTGGCGCTCGGCATCCGTCAGGATCGGGTCCATCGGATGCGAGAACACCGCCGTGTGCAGCTTGCCCCATTGCCACGCGCGCGGATCGGGACCAAGCTTGCCCTCGACCTCGGCCATCGCCGCCTTCAGCGATTCGAGCATCACCGCATTGCGCCGCTCCACCGGCATCCACGGCCCCGGCTGCTCCAGCACCGCGAGCACGCGCGCGGCATCGCCCGCGCCAACCAGCCTGGCGGACTCCGGCGACAGCGACGCGTGCACCACCGCCGGCCGCAGGTGCTTGCTGAACCAGACCTCGAACAGCGCGGCCGCGGCGCTGTCGGCGCGCTCGTTGCCGTCCCAGCCGCGCAGCAGGTTGAGGCCGCGCGCCAGTTGCGCATCGTCGCTGCGCAGGTCCTTCACCAGCGCCACCACCCGCTGCGCCGGTATCGACACGGTGTCGTTCTGCCATGCCATCGAGTCCTGCACCGAGCTGCGCGGACTGGCGCCCACCACCGCCTTGAGCCGGCGCGCGCGCGAGCTGTCGCTCCATTCGTAGCCCACGCCCAGCTTGGCGGCCGGGTGCTCGGGCGGGATGTTGTTCTCGTTGGCGGTGACGATATAGCCTGGCGTGGGGTTATAGGCCCATGGCAGCTCGTCCATATTGCGGTAGCCGGCCCATTCGTAGCGCCCGTCGCCCGGCACCGGCGTCAGGCCGTCCCAGTTGGGCCGGTTCACGGTCAGCCCGCCCGGGACCCAGCCGATATTGCCGCCGGTGTCGGCATAGACCTGGTTCTCGCCCGGCGCGCCCCAGCGGTTCATGGCGCCGCGGAACTGGTCCCAGTTGCGCGCGCGCATATAGTCCATCGAGCCGAAGTACGGCGCCATGCCGTAGTCGAGCCACGCGGCGCGCAGCGCCCACGCCCGCGCGGCATCGGCGTGGAGTACCGGGCCGTGGCGCGTGAAGTCGATCGCGACCTTGCGCGGCGCGGACTCGCCCTTGACCGCGATCTCTTCGGTGACGGTCTCCATCGGCTCCCAGCGGCCCTTGTACTTGTATTCACGCGGGTTGGCCGGATTCAGCTCGTAGCCGTAGAGATCTTCCTGGTCCATGTAGAAGCGCGTCAGGCCGAAGGCGATGGTGCCGTTGTGCCCGATCGAGATGCCTGGCAGAAAGGGCTCGCCCGCGCCGATCACCGACATCCCCGGCGCGTTCAGGTGGCTGATATAGC encodes:
- a CDS encoding hydroxymethylglutaryl-CoA lyase (K01640: E4.1.3.4, HMGCL, hmgL; hydroxymethylglutaryl-CoA lyase [EC:4.1.3.4]), with the translated sequence MTAPIPRHAVIREVGLRDGLQSIRTILPTASKQAWIRGAHAAGLRELEVGSFVPARLLPQLADTAELVAFARTLPGLFVSVLVPNLRGAQDALSSGADLMIVPLSASHAHSLANLRKTPDEVVAEVARIRAARDASGARTLIEGGVGTAFGCTLQGHVDPDEVLRLMQALLDAGADRVSLADTVGYADPRMVRELFARAVEIAGERFWCGHFHDTRGLGLANVHAALDAGVTRFDACLAGIGGCPHAPGASGNVATEDLAYMLGSMGIDTGVDIARLLALREDVAAWLKDETLHGTLWRAGLPKTFPAQHAGAAF
- a CDS encoding 3-oxoacyl-ACP reductase, whose protein sequence is MNFNGKNVLITGARGNLGRAVAQAFAQAGARVVLLDRHAAPLPEAGNGHVALQTDLLDAAQLGQAVQQAIQACGRIDVVCNLAGGFAMGPAVHETDAAAWDHLFDMNVRTVLNLARVVVPHMLEAGGGSIVNVGANSAARGLAQMGAYCASKDALARVTESMSAELRDRGIRVNAVLPSILDTPENRQAMPDAEHARWVGLDALADVILFLASDAARAVQGALVPVVNRA
- a CDS encoding CoA transferase → MTQDSNSNSLPLAGIRVVEFTHMVMGPTCGMILADLGAEVIKVEPPGGDKTRNLPGLGIGFFRAFNRNKKSVVLDITTEEGRAAAAELAGQSDVLLENFRPGLMQKLGLDYATLSRDYPHLIYVSHKGFLPGPYENRLALDEVVQMMGGLSYMTGPSGRPLRAGTSVNDIMGGMFGAIGVLAALRERDRTGRGQEIQSALFENCVFLASQHMQQFAMTGEAPPPMPSRVSAWSVYDVFTLAGDEQLFIGAVSDKQFVTLCQVLEHPQLLGKPEYATNTSRVAVRPQLLAELGAILRHHRSDELAPKLEAAGIPYAPIVRPDQLLDDPHLLASGGLVPMQADDGSTTPTVLLPLLMGGRRPGVRRPLPRAGEHNEEILSQLGKGRVG
- a CDS encoding PbsX family transcriptional regulator (K01434: E3.5.1.11; penicillin amidase [EC:3.5.1.11]), coding for MLSTPRRIAAALALLVTTSAAMAQAPRAERLAVPGLEKPASVLVDRWGVPHIYAGTLYDAFYVQGFMAARDRLWQIDLWRKRGLGEMARDFGPAYADGDRMARAVLFRGDMYREWLAYGSDAKRVAEAFVAGVNAYVALTEQKPELLPPEFRKLNYKPARWRADDIVRIRHHGLTLNFTGEVERAQLYCRARNEAARADWLRRELDPPVEPKLNPGLDPCTVPAAELRRAYELATAAARFPKEAWTTEQAGTIPLDQLYALVDPNSDTGRSLGSNNWVIGGKRTATGRPILANDPHRSHGAPSLRYISHLNAPGMSVIGAGEPFLPGISIGHNGTIAFGLTRFYMDQEDLYGYELNPANPREYKYKGRWEPMETVTEEIAVKGESAPRKVAIDFTRHGPVLHADAARAWALRAAWLDYGMAPYFGSMDYMRARNWDQFRGAMNRWGAPGENQVYADTGGNIGWVPGGLTVNRPNWDGLTPVPGDGRYEWAGYRNMDELPWAYNPTPGYIVTANENNIPPEHPAAKLGVGYEWSDSSRARRLKAVVGASPRSSVQDSMAWQNDTVSIPAQRVVALVKDLRSDDAQLARGLNLLRGWDGNERADSAAAALFEVWFSKHLRPAVVHASLSPESARLVGAGDAARVLAVLEQPGPWMPVERRNAVMLESLKAAMAEVEGKLGPDPRAWQWGKLHTAVFSHPMDPILTDAERQQYNVNAGPIGGSAFTPMNTSYRNSDFRLTAGASFRMVLDVGDWDASRVVNTPGQSGNPASPHYRDLAPLWAKGEYFPLVYTRKAVEKASRERLELVPQ
- a CDS encoding LysR family transcriptional regulator is translated as MRDLDLTTLRLFVAVCETRNMARAGEQEHIVASAISKRLAQLEETVGATLLERRRRGVIPTPAGEMVLAHARAMLAAADRVARDMADYGSGIRGQVRLLATVSSMAESLPDDIAAFLQQPEHRDVRVTVEESLSSDVVRALREGSAPLGICWDAADLEGFETRPYRADHLAAVVHAGHPLAGAYDCLFEDTLGYDHIGMPAQTAVQTMLTRYAAILGRRIAYRAVVSTFDAALRCVRAELGITIIPAEIAAPIAATFGLRVIPLRNDWARRRFAICFRDLELLSPAARLLVAFLERTAAAPVIAGVEPEAPRRKPPRQHKP
- a CDS encoding ABC transporter substrate-binding protein — encoded protein: MQRRTLLKSGVALAAVFATALAVPGFEALAQGGTGKPVRLILPISAGSGVDTIARAAGPALGKAFGQPVVIENLPGAGGITGAAAVVKAQPDGSTLGLVSNNHVINPSVFRSMPFDAIRDITPISVIGATPLVLVVNPKVPAKNVKELVALLKAKPDGYNYGSSGNGTIIHLAGEMFLDEAGVSARHVPYKGTGPMLNDLIAGQVEMGVVALNAVAPHLKAGTLRAIGLCGDKRTAAAPEIPTIAEQGLPRYNVAGWFAVVGPAGMPPAEVKRVHDAFAKAFTSPEVLEAMKKQGTVIEPGTPEAAASFFRSEATRYAALVKKANVKVE